The following are encoded together in the Bacteroidales bacterium MB20-C3-3 genome:
- a CDS encoding M28 family peptidase, producing MKKLPVYLSVILSLFFAENLYSQKFVNNIDEVRKNLIHLADDRMKGRETGSAEDRKSAEFIAETLSDYGFKPLVGENPLVPFNLTFYREVGYGSHLIADNIKYIEWKDYKVLPQSPSFSLNGVCTYPSGNPEKHPNPVLIIKTSQDSIPLLAAMFKSRGISALLVNTGEPISDSRIGGTTALSIPVLQISDEVYSDLITKSGKYVDIKTVTNAVQGDSYNVLMSYGKEDAPLTVIVGAHFDHLGMGGAGSGSMKPKEMAVHNGADDNASGVAGAMEIGRLLSAYADSLGLRIIVGAFGAEERGLIGSRAAADTLNKLGTLPDLMINLDMVGRLSENKLQIGGVGTFAHAADIVKKANEGRDFVLTLTNDGFGPSDHSSFYTVGVPVLYLTTGVHKQYHTPDDDIELINFDGIGSISEYVASVITIISSSEAPKYIKTESPPTMSRAAFKVTLGVIPDFTYEKGDGFRVGSVSDAKPADKAGMKAGDIIKKMNNKPVLNIYEYMAMLGELKKGEKLIVEIERDGDLIKLEIQL from the coding sequence ATGAAAAAACTACCTGTATATCTGAGTGTTATTCTCTCACTTTTTTTTGCTGAAAATTTATATTCTCAAAAATTTGTTAATAATATTGATGAGGTAAGAAAGAATTTAATCCATCTGGCTGATGACAGAATGAAGGGACGAGAGACTGGCTCTGCCGAGGATAGGAAATCGGCAGAGTTTATTGCTGAAACCTTGTCTGATTATGGCTTTAAGCCTTTAGTGGGTGAAAATCCTTTGGTCCCCTTTAATCTTACTTTTTACAGAGAGGTTGGATATGGTTCTCACCTTATTGCTGATAATATTAAGTACATAGAGTGGAAGGACTATAAAGTTCTTCCACAATCTCCATCTTTTAGTCTAAATGGTGTATGTACTTACCCATCCGGTAATCCTGAAAAACATCCCAATCCTGTTCTTATCATCAAGACCTCTCAGGATAGCATACCATTACTGGCTGCAATGTTTAAATCCCGGGGGATTTCTGCATTGCTTGTTAACACAGGTGAGCCTATCTCTGATTCAAGAATTGGAGGAACAACAGCTCTCTCAATTCCGGTGCTTCAGATATCTGATGAAGTATATTCGGATCTCATAACTAAATCTGGTAAATATGTGGATATTAAGACAGTTACGAATGCAGTTCAGGGAGATTCATATAATGTTTTAATGAGTTACGGAAAAGAGGATGCCCCTTTGACTGTTATAGTAGGTGCCCATTTTGACCACCTGGGAATGGGGGGAGCCGGTTCCGGAAGCATGAAACCAAAAGAGATGGCCGTTCATAATGGTGCCGACGATAATGCAAGTGGAGTTGCGGGAGCAATGGAAATAGGAAGGCTGCTATCGGCATATGCCGACTCGTTGGGTCTGAGGATTATTGTGGGTGCTTTTGGAGCCGAAGAGAGGGGACTTATCGGATCCAGAGCAGCTGCAGATACGCTAAATAAATTGGGCACTCTGCCAGATCTTATGATTAACCTTGATATGGTTGGACGACTATCGGAAAATAAACTGCAGATTGGTGGAGTGGGTACTTTTGCTCACGCCGCAGATATTGTTAAAAAGGCAAATGAAGGGAGAGACTTTGTGCTGACACTGACAAATGATGGATTTGGCCCCTCTGATCATTCTTCTTTTTATACAGTTGGGGTTCCTGTGTTATACCTTACGACTGGAGTACATAAACAGTATCATACTCCTGATGATGATATAGAATTAATTAATTTTGATGGAATTGGTTCAATTTCTGAGTATGTAGCCTCTGTTATAACTATTATTTCATCATCTGAAGCACCAAAATATATAAAGACTGAGTCTCCTCCAACTATGTCCAGAGCTGCTTTCAAGGTGACCCTTGGGGTAATCCCGGATTTTACATATGAAAAGGGGGATGGCTTCAGAGTCGGTTCTGTAAGCGATGCTAAACCGGCTGATAAAGCTGGAATGAAAGCAGGAGATATTATAAAGAAGATGAATAATAAGCCAGTCTTAAATATTTATGAATATATGGCAATGCTGGGTGAACTTAAAAAAGGTGAAAAGCTTATTGTTGAAATTGAAAGAGATGGGGATTTGATTAAACTTGAGATACAGTTATGA
- a CDS encoding ABC transporter ATP-binding protein yields the protein MMVTIDNLQFNYSKHIVFNDVSMKLEAGKIYGLLGQNGVGKTTLLKIMSGLLKLKSGSCRVNGYNPYLREPGFLGELFYIPEDFMGPDLVVNKFARLRGEFYPNYDHNKFSRLMTEFEVNGNSKFTKLSFGQQKKAIIAFALSTNTKLILMDEPSNGLDIPSKAQLRRVISQASTDETCIVISTHQVRDLENLIDPIIILDRNGVLLNASIDEISQKLCFEFSPTASENAIYSEQTLGGFINVNRNITGRECKVNIEALFNSVLQNRELIKDIFKK from the coding sequence ATGATGGTAACAATTGATAATCTTCAGTTTAATTATTCAAAACACATTGTGTTCAATGATGTTTCAATGAAACTAGAGGCAGGAAAGATATACGGCCTGCTAGGTCAGAACGGAGTTGGGAAAACTACTTTGCTCAAAATAATGAGCGGTTTACTAAAACTTAAAAGCGGAAGCTGCAGAGTTAACGGTTATAATCCCTATCTCAGAGAACCGGGTTTTTTAGGAGAGCTCTTTTACATTCCGGAAGATTTTATGGGTCCGGATCTGGTTGTTAATAAATTTGCCAGGCTAAGAGGAGAGTTTTATCCTAACTACGATCATAATAAATTCAGCAGACTAATGACTGAATTTGAAGTTAACGGAAACAGCAAGTTTACAAAACTCTCGTTTGGTCAGCAGAAAAAAGCAATCATTGCGTTTGCTCTCTCTACCAACACCAAACTTATTCTTATGGATGAACCGAGCAACGGACTGGACATCCCTTCCAAGGCCCAGCTAAGAAGAGTTATCTCACAAGCATCTACAGATGAGACCTGTATCGTTATCTCTACACATCAGGTAAGAGATCTTGAAAATCTTATTGATCCGATAATTATTCTGGACAGAAATGGAGTACTACTAAATGCATCAATAGATGAAATAAGTCAGAAATTGTGTTTTGAATTCAGTCCAACTGCCTCAGAAAATGCAATCTACAGTGAGCAAACATTAGGCGGATTTATCAATGTTAACAGAAATATCACTGGACGAGAATGCAAGGTTAATATTGAGGCTTTATTCAATTCTGTGTTGCAAAACAGAGAACTAATCAAGGATATTTTTAAAAAATAA
- a CDS encoding cytochrome ubiquinol oxidase subunit I: MILASLVDLSRLQFALTAMYHWIFVPLTLGLGFIIAIMETYYVRTGNEFWKRTAKFWMNIFAVNFAIGVATGIILEFQFGTNWSNYSWFVGDIFGAPLAIEGILAFFLESTFFAVMFFGWNKVSKKAHLISTYLVAIGTNLSALWILVANAWMQFPTGMQFNPDTARNEMVDFWSVALSPVAINKFIHTTTNGYVLAAVFVIGISAWFLMKKREEEFARKSIKISAIFGLISLIILIWSGDGSATHVAKKQPMKLAAMEGLYKSHNGTAIVAFGVLNPGKKIEDYYDNPLKYQNEKPFWINISIPQGLSLLVNRKMDTYVPGVEDILEGGYIYTDRNGNEKIAPPVQERMAMGKLAIEGLAEYRKASKAGDEEGKEIAYKKLMDNFDHFGYGYIEKPADIVPNIPLTFYAFHIMVILGGFFLLFFAITIYMEQKGIIGKHKWYHWLALASIPLVYICSQAGWVVAEVGRQPWTIQDLLPVNAAVSGVSTGSVQTTLIMFFVLFTVLLIAEIGIMIKVIKKGPGA, from the coding sequence ATGATTTTAGCTTCACTTGTTGATTTGTCAAGACTCCAGTTTGCCTTAACGGCAATGTACCACTGGATTTTTGTACCTCTCACCCTAGGGCTCGGGTTCATCATAGCAATTATGGAAACATACTATGTCAGAACCGGCAACGAATTTTGGAAAAGAACAGCAAAGTTCTGGATGAATATTTTTGCCGTAAATTTTGCCATAGGAGTAGCTACCGGCATCATCCTTGAGTTTCAATTCGGAACAAACTGGTCTAATTACTCCTGGTTTGTCGGTGATATTTTTGGAGCCCCACTTGCGATAGAGGGAATACTAGCCTTCTTTCTGGAGAGTACATTCTTTGCTGTAATGTTCTTTGGATGGAACAAAGTGAGTAAAAAAGCCCACTTAATTTCCACATATTTAGTAGCCATCGGCACAAACCTTTCTGCCCTGTGGATTCTGGTTGCAAATGCATGGATGCAATTTCCAACAGGAATGCAGTTTAACCCGGATACTGCCAGAAACGAAATGGTTGACTTCTGGTCAGTAGCCTTGTCTCCTGTTGCTATCAATAAATTTATTCATACCACAACAAACGGATATGTTCTTGCAGCTGTCTTTGTAATTGGAATTTCTGCCTGGTTTCTGATGAAAAAAAGGGAGGAGGAGTTTGCCAGGAAAAGCATTAAGATTTCTGCAATATTTGGTTTAATCTCCCTGATAATCCTGATTTGGTCCGGTGACGGATCGGCTACACATGTAGCTAAAAAACAGCCTATGAAACTGGCTGCTATGGAGGGACTGTATAAAAGTCACAATGGAACAGCAATTGTTGCATTTGGGGTACTAAATCCGGGAAAGAAAATTGAGGATTATTACGATAATCCATTAAAATACCAAAACGAGAAACCTTTCTGGATAAATATCTCCATACCTCAGGGGTTGTCACTGCTTGTAAACAGAAAAATGGACACATATGTTCCAGGAGTTGAGGACATTCTTGAGGGAGGATACATATATACAGATAGAAACGGCAATGAAAAGATTGCTCCTCCTGTTCAGGAGAGAATGGCTATGGGAAAACTGGCTATTGAAGGGCTTGCAGAGTACAGGAAGGCCAGTAAAGCCGGTGATGAAGAGGGAAAGGAGATCGCATACAAAAAGTTAATGGATAACTTTGACCACTTTGGTTATGGTTATATTGAAAAACCTGCTGATATAGTTCCCAATATTCCACTTACATTTTATGCTTTTCATATAATGGTTATCCTGGGTGGCTTCTTCCTCCTGTTCTTTGCGATAACAATTTACATGGAACAAAAGGGAATAATTGGCAAACACAAATGGTACCACTGGCTCGCACTGGCAAGCATACCACTCGTATATATTTGTTCTCAGGCCGGATGGGTAGTTGCCGAGGTTGGAAGACAGCCATGGACAATTCAGGATCTGCTCCCGGTTAATGCGGCGGTCTCAGGGGTTAGTACCGGTTCTGTACAAACTACATTGATAATGTTTTTTGTTCTCTTTACAGTTTTGCTCATAGCTGAGATTGGTATTATGATAAAAGTAATTAAAAAAGGGCCAGGAGCCTGA
- a CDS encoding tetrahydrofolate dehydrogenase/cyclohydrolase catalytic domain-containing protein: MELLDGKATADKIKNEIAIEVQKIASEGGKIPHLAAILVGDDGASQTYVGHKEKACAQVGFKSTLLRFPADISEERLLSEIDSINKNNDIDGLIVQLPLPGHINEQLVTEAIDPEKDVDGFHPVNVGKMVLGLPSFISATPWGIIELLNRYNIETSGKNCVIIGRSNIVGRPMANLLSQKAKPGDCTVTMCHSRTRDLKEHTLKADIIIAALGVAEFLRGDMVKEGAVVIDVGITRVPAENKIGFRLLGDVKFDEVAPKCSYITPVPGGVGPMTIIALMKNTLKAASKK, translated from the coding sequence ATGGAATTACTGGATGGTAAGGCAACAGCTGACAAAATTAAAAATGAAATAGCGATTGAAGTTCAAAAAATCGCCTCTGAAGGAGGGAAAATTCCGCACCTTGCAGCAATTCTTGTGGGAGATGACGGTGCCTCCCAAACATATGTAGGACACAAAGAGAAGGCATGTGCTCAGGTGGGATTTAAATCGACTCTGCTTAGATTTCCTGCTGATATCTCAGAGGAGAGACTGCTCTCAGAAATTGATAGTATTAATAAAAACAATGACATTGATGGTCTTATAGTTCAACTGCCTCTCCCTGGTCATATAAATGAACAATTAGTAACTGAAGCAATTGACCCTGAAAAGGATGTTGATGGATTTCATCCAGTGAATGTTGGTAAAATGGTTCTTGGACTTCCATCTTTTATATCTGCAACTCCATGGGGAATAATTGAGCTGCTTAACAGATACAATATTGAAACATCAGGGAAAAACTGTGTAATAATAGGACGGAGCAATATCGTAGGAAGACCCATGGCAAACCTTCTTTCTCAAAAGGCAAAGCCCGGGGATTGTACTGTTACTATGTGTCATAGCAGGACAAGAGATTTGAAGGAACACACTTTAAAGGCTGATATAATTATTGCCGCTTTGGGTGTTGCCGAATTCCTCAGGGGAGATATGGTAAAAGAGGGAGCTGTTGTTATAGATGTTGGAATTACAAGAGTTCCGGCAGAGAATAAAATCGGTTTCAGGCTTTTAGGGGATGTTAAATTTGACGAAGTAGCTCCAAAGTGCTCTTATATAACTCCTGTACCGGGTGGGGTAGGGCCGATGACAATAATAGCCCTTATGAAAAATACTCTCAAAGCTGCGTCAAAAAAATAA
- a CDS encoding TonB-dependent receptor — MISISATAAKNNGIITGKVSEKGNGSPLSFATISIQDKENKILGGATSGDDGKFLIDKVIYGECKIKVSFIGFRDTTFTVNINQSSNTVDLGEIKLASNSVTLSSAIVTAKVPVIEQKLDKIIFNVSEAVSTQGSNALDILRKAPGVSIDPDGNILLNGSAVQIWIDGRPSNMTGQQLDMLLSGTDAATIDKIEILAHPSAKYDASGSGGIINIRTKKNFVKGINGFVKAGYSASPYYSKNYDGVDGTLNLNYRGEKTNTSLSYSPRFGERFNDFYSTTDMGGGLILDGSTKSDVAQRYHNLRLSSDFFINKKNVVGVIISGLDRSGEDITDDNITGNTLFRNGQIIEKTATSIDNSDMFRTWSGNINYTHTIKDGQEFTLNADYGRYKTGQYSFQENLFTDISGLPTREANIFRSNSDQVIEIISAKADYEQIMFKNYKLEAGAKFARSLTDNNLLREDKIDGIWSPNQNLSSIFGYTENISAAYVSVARQFGPKWSLKAGLRGEMTDATGNWTSADTTTHKTYTDLFPTLFVGYTPNKDFRFGLSYTKRVNRPRFFQLNPFRIYVDANSAVEGNPELMPQYSHMMGLTLGYKQHYSINLVGQINEGVIIQNPYFNPETGEKLLIWQNFGTQAFFGGSFSISELPLTKWFVLNANANLLTVTNTTENFNSGSLYANGYLNATFLLPKDYKVELTGSIQSGIPYGYFKIKPSGDVNIGVKKSLFANKGTVALNISDIFNTRSNRAELNTDVVNGYNFHSNYNSRQITISFQYRFGQSKAVKTRKVGNNEEASRTGAGN, encoded by the coding sequence ATGATCTCAATCAGCGCAACAGCTGCAAAAAACAACGGTATTATCACAGGTAAAGTCTCTGAAAAGGGGAATGGCTCTCCTTTATCATTTGCGACAATAAGCATTCAGGACAAAGAGAACAAAATCCTGGGGGGTGCTACATCTGGTGATGATGGTAAATTTCTTATAGACAAAGTGATCTATGGTGAATGTAAAATAAAGGTATCTTTCATAGGTTTCAGAGATACAACATTTACAGTTAATATCAATCAAAGCTCAAATACTGTAGATCTTGGTGAGATAAAGTTAGCAAGCAACTCAGTAACACTATCTTCAGCTATTGTTACTGCAAAAGTTCCGGTTATTGAGCAAAAACTTGATAAAATAATTTTCAATGTTTCAGAAGCAGTCTCTACACAGGGGAGCAATGCCCTTGATATTTTGAGAAAGGCTCCGGGTGTAAGTATTGACCCGGATGGCAATATCCTTCTCAACGGATCTGCGGTTCAGATTTGGATAGATGGAAGGCCCTCAAATATGACTGGTCAGCAGCTGGATATGCTTTTAAGCGGAACAGATGCTGCAACTATTGATAAAATTGAGATCCTTGCTCACCCATCTGCAAAATATGATGCTTCAGGTTCAGGTGGTATCATTAATATCAGGACAAAAAAGAATTTCGTTAAAGGGATTAACGGATTTGTAAAGGCCGGATACTCAGCCTCTCCATATTACAGTAAAAACTATGATGGAGTTGATGGAACTCTTAATCTCAACTACAGAGGTGAAAAGACAAATACATCTTTGTCGTACAGCCCAAGATTCGGAGAGAGGTTCAATGACTTTTATTCAACAACAGATATGGGAGGAGGCCTTATTTTGGATGGTTCAACAAAATCAGATGTTGCACAGAGATATCATAATCTGAGGCTTAGCAGCGATTTCTTTATCAACAAAAAGAATGTTGTAGGAGTAATTATATCAGGTCTTGACAGATCCGGTGAAGATATTACTGATGACAACATAACCGGAAACACTTTATTCAGGAACGGACAGATTATTGAGAAGACAGCAACTTCAATAGATAATTCAGATATGTTCAGAACATGGTCAGGTAACATTAACTACACCCATACAATTAAAGATGGTCAGGAGTTTACTCTTAACGCAGACTACGGCAGATATAAAACAGGTCAGTACAGCTTCCAGGAGAATCTTTTTACAGATATCAGCGGCCTTCCAACAAGAGAAGCAAATATATTCAGAAGCAACTCAGACCAGGTTATTGAGATTATCTCAGCAAAAGCAGATTATGAGCAAATAATGTTCAAAAATTACAAACTGGAGGCAGGGGCAAAATTTGCCAGAAGTCTTACTGACAACAACCTGCTCAGAGAGGATAAAATTGATGGTATATGGAGTCCTAATCAAAACCTGAGCAGTATATTCGGGTACACAGAAAACATCTCTGCTGCTTATGTTTCAGTTGCACGGCAATTTGGCCCTAAATGGAGCCTTAAAGCGGGTCTGAGAGGAGAGATGACAGATGCAACAGGTAACTGGACAAGTGCAGATACAACCACTCATAAAACTTACACAGACCTCTTCCCTACCCTTTTTGTAGGATACACTCCAAACAAAGATTTCAGATTTGGACTCTCTTACACAAAAAGGGTTAACAGACCAAGGTTCTTTCAACTTAATCCATTCAGAATTTATGTTGATGCAAACAGTGCTGTTGAGGGAAATCCGGAACTTATGCCTCAGTACAGCCATATGATGGGTCTTACGCTAGGTTATAAACAACACTATTCAATAAATCTTGTCGGACAGATAAACGAAGGTGTAATTATTCAGAATCCATACTTTAATCCGGAGACTGGTGAGAAATTATTAATATGGCAAAACTTTGGCACACAAGCATTTTTTGGAGGCTCATTTTCAATCTCTGAACTCCCTTTAACAAAATGGTTTGTACTGAATGCTAATGCAAATTTGTTAACAGTTACAAATACGACAGAGAATTTTAACAGCGGCTCTCTCTATGCAAACGGATATCTTAACGCAACATTCCTTTTACCAAAGGATTACAAAGTTGAACTAACAGGATCAATCCAATCTGGAATCCCATATGGATATTTTAAGATAAAACCTTCCGGAGATGTAAATATTGGTGTAAAAAAGAGCCTTTTTGCGAACAAAGGTACAGTTGCCCTTAATATTTCAGACATCTTCAATACCAGATCAAACAGGGCTGAATTGAATACTGATGTTGTTAACGGCTATAATTTCCATTCAAACTACAACAGTCGCCAGATTACAATTAGTTTTCAGTACAGATTCGGACAGAGTAAAGCAGTAAAAACAAGAAAAGTGGGCAATAACGAAGAGGCTTCCAGAACAGGAGCCGGAAATTAG
- a CDS encoding DUF362 domain-containing protein: MERRNFLKSALLGGIAGAVQLKPGNLFAAESKEAQQSNDLVAVMGGEPVAMYKRGISAMGGMSKFVKKGNKVVVKPNIGWDKRPEYAANTNPDLVAAIVKDCLSAGASEVVVFDHTCDEWQACYKNSGIEAAAKAAGAKIAFAHDEKYYREVSLPRGVRLKSAKIHESIIDCDLWINVPVLKNHGGAKMTMSMKNFMGIVWDRRFWHANDLQQCIADCSTYSKMPSLNIVDAYRIMTQNGPKGKTTEDVVLAKALFLSTDIVAVDTAALRFFNQFKEMRIEDVSHIQKAEKAKIGTTNLDAIKVERIKI, translated from the coding sequence ATGGAAAGGAGAAATTTTCTAAAATCGGCTCTTCTGGGAGGTATAGCAGGGGCTGTTCAACTTAAGCCAGGTAATCTTTTTGCAGCTGAAAGCAAAGAGGCTCAGCAATCAAACGACCTTGTAGCAGTTATGGGGGGTGAACCTGTGGCGATGTACAAAAGGGGGATCTCTGCTATGGGTGGTATGTCAAAATTTGTCAAGAAAGGTAATAAAGTTGTTGTAAAGCCAAATATCGGCTGGGACAAGAGACCTGAGTATGCTGCCAATACTAATCCGGATCTGGTTGCAGCAATTGTAAAAGATTGTCTATCTGCCGGAGCTTCAGAGGTGGTTGTCTTTGACCATACATGTGATGAGTGGCAGGCTTGCTATAAGAATAGTGGTATAGAAGCTGCTGCTAAAGCTGCTGGTGCTAAAATAGCATTTGCCCATGACGAGAAATATTACAGGGAGGTATCTCTTCCAAGAGGTGTCAGACTAAAAAGCGCTAAAATACATGAGTCTATTATAGATTGCGATTTGTGGATAAATGTTCCGGTTTTGAAAAATCACGGAGGAGCCAAGATGACAATGTCTATGAAGAATTTCATGGGTATTGTATGGGACAGACGATTCTGGCATGCAAATGACCTTCAGCAATGTATTGCAGACTGTTCTACCTATTCAAAAATGCCATCTCTGAATATTGTTGATGCATACAGAATTATGACACAGAATGGTCCTAAAGGGAAAACAACAGAGGATGTGGTTTTGGCTAAAGCACTTTTCCTTTCAACAGATATAGTTGCTGTAGATACTGCTGCTCTTAGGTTTTTCAATCAGTTTAAAGAGATGAGAATTGAAGATGTTTCCCATATTCAGAAAGCAGAAAAAGCTAAGATAGGTACTACAAATCTGGATGCTATTAAAGTTGAGAGAATTAAAATCTGA
- a CDS encoding DUF4492 domain-containing protein, whose product MRDNIFKRIWNFYYEGFKNMTTLGKTLWIIIAIKLFIMFFVLKLFFFKSDLREYDTIEEKSNKVIENLTNPK is encoded by the coding sequence ATGAGGGACAATATTTTCAAGAGAATTTGGAATTTTTACTACGAAGGGTTTAAAAATATGACCACACTTGGAAAAACTCTATGGATAATTATTGCAATCAAACTCTTCATAATGTTTTTTGTGCTGAAATTGTTTTTCTTCAAGTCAGATCTCAGGGAATATGACACAATAGAGGAGAAGAGCAATAAAGTAATAGAGAATTTGACTAATCCTAAATAA
- a CDS encoding GntR family transcriptional regulator: MEFNEHKPIYLQISDTICDLILTNEWNEEERIPSVREYGGILGVNPNTIMRTYDHLQEAEIIYNKRGVGYFVKTGAKEQIITIQREQFIQEELPKIKRRLELLGLNPTEIF; encoded by the coding sequence ATGGAATTTAACGAACACAAACCGATATATCTTCAGATTTCCGATACCATTTGTGATCTAATTCTCACAAATGAGTGGAATGAGGAGGAGAGAATACCATCCGTAAGGGAATATGGAGGGATTCTGGGGGTCAATCCCAATACAATTATGAGAACATACGACCATCTGCAGGAGGCAGAGATTATTTACAATAAAAGAGGAGTTGGATATTTTGTTAAAACTGGTGCAAAAGAACAGATTATCACAATTCAAAGAGAGCAATTTATTCAGGAGGAGTTACCAAAAATTAAGCGCAGACTTGAACTTCTTGGATTAAATCCAACTGAAATATTCTGA
- a CDS encoding cytochrome d ubiquinol oxidase subunit II, with amino-acid sequence MIYILQQYWWIIVSLLGSLLVFLMFVQGGQSLLFGTAKEKDEKTLLVNALGHKWELTFTTLVTFGGAIFASFPLYYSTSFGGAYWLWMAILFLFVIQAVSFEFRSKAGNLLGARTYETFLFLNGTFGTILLGVAVGMFFSGGAFVMNKSSIADTFQPTISYWANGWHGLEAITNPFNLLLGIVVYLAARTLGLMYVMMQIDSESLNKKCKSQIKITGPAFVLGFVAFLIALFTMTGYHVTPENGLITPVRYKYFFNMIELIWPLVMLLAGVLLVLSGLGLNIFGKKGRKSSFFLTGGGVVLAVWSILICAAFNNTAFFVSTVDPQYSLTLANSSSSEFTLKTMAYASLMVPFVFGYIYYVWRAMTKVKMSTEDLSKPDTHKY; translated from the coding sequence ATGATATACATACTACAACAATACTGGTGGATTATTGTGTCCCTTTTAGGTTCTCTGCTTGTATTTCTTATGTTTGTTCAGGGAGGGCAATCTCTCCTCTTTGGAACTGCAAAAGAGAAAGATGAAAAGACCCTTCTTGTTAATGCACTAGGTCATAAATGGGAACTTACTTTTACCACACTGGTAACTTTTGGAGGTGCAATTTTTGCATCATTTCCCCTTTATTATTCAACTAGTTTTGGAGGAGCGTACTGGCTATGGATGGCTATCCTCTTCCTCTTTGTAATTCAGGCGGTCTCTTTTGAATTCAGAAGTAAAGCAGGAAATCTGCTTGGTGCCCGCACATATGAAACTTTCCTTTTTCTGAATGGTACATTTGGAACAATATTACTTGGAGTTGCAGTTGGAATGTTCTTTTCAGGTGGTGCGTTTGTTATGAACAAGAGCAGTATTGCAGACACTTTCCAGCCAACAATATCCTACTGGGCAAACGGGTGGCATGGATTGGAGGCAATAACCAACCCTTTTAACCTCCTTCTGGGAATAGTTGTTTATCTTGCAGCAAGGACACTTGGACTAATGTATGTTATGATGCAGATCGATTCTGAATCTCTGAACAAAAAATGCAAAAGTCAGATTAAGATTACCGGTCCTGCATTTGTTCTGGGGTTTGTTGCCTTTTTGATTGCTCTCTTTACAATGACAGGGTATCATGTAACACCTGAAAATGGCTTAATTACTCCTGTAAGGTATAAATACTTCTTTAATATGATTGAACTTATCTGGCCGCTTGTAATGCTTCTTGCCGGTGTATTACTGGTTCTGTCCGGACTGGGATTGAATATATTTGGGAAAAAAGGCAGAAAGAGCAGTTTCTTTCTTACAGGCGGAGGAGTTGTACTTGCAGTCTGGAGCATTCTTATATGCGCTGCCTTTAATAATACAGCATTCTTCGTATCTACCGTTGATCCGCAGTATTCACTGACGCTTGCAAATAGTTCTTCCAGCGAATTTACTCTTAAAACAATGGCATATGCATCTCTGATGGTACCATTTGTATTTGGTTACATCTACTATGTATGGAGAGCAATGACCAAAGTAAAAATGAGTACGGAAGATCTTTCAAAACCAGACACTCACAAATATTAA